The genomic DNA CGACGAGACCTGGTCCATCAAGGCGGAGATGAAGGAGTACGGCGTCGGCCCCGAGTGGTTCGGGCTCGGCGACCGGGACTTCGCCACCCACCTGGTGCGCAGTCAGATGCTGACCGCCGGGTACTCGCTCTCCCAGGTCACCGAGGCGCTGTGCGTGCGCTGGCAGCCGGGCGTGCGGCTGGTCCCGATGAGCGACGACCGGGTCGAGACCCACGTCCGGATCACCGAGGACGGCACCCCGAAGGTGGTCCACTTCCAGGAGTACTGGGTGCGGTTGCACGCGGCGGTCGACGCCGAGGCGATCGTCCCGGTCGGCGCGGACACCGCGAAGCCCGCGCCCGGGGTGCTGGAGGCGATCGCCGCGGCGGACGTGATCCTGCTCCCGCCGTCCAACCCGGTGGTGTCGATCGGCACCATCCTCGCCGTCCCGGGCATCCGGGAGGCGCTGGTGGCGGCGTCCGCGCCGGTCGTGGGGCTCTCCCCGATCGTCGGCGGCGCGCCCGTGCGCGGGATGGCGGACAAGGTGCTGGCCGCCGTCGGGGTGGAGAGCAGCGCGGCGGCGGTCGCCGCGCACTACGGCCCCGAGCTGCTGGACGGCTGGCTGGTGGACGCCTCCGACGCCGGGTCGGTGGCGGCGGTCGAGGAGGCGGGGATCCGCTGCCGCGCGGTGCCGCTGCTGATGACGGACGTGGCGGCGACCGCGGAGATGGCGCGGGCGGCGCTCGCGCTCGCCGAGGAGGTCCGGGCGTGACGGCCCCGGCACCGGGTGGGGCCGCGGCCGACGCGGCCGTGCCGGGCGCGGTCGCGGTGCTGCCGGTCACCGGGCTGCCGGAGGTCGAGCCCGGCGCCGACCTGGCGGAACTGATCGCCAAGGCCGGCGACTTCCAGGACGGCGACGTCCTGCTGGTCACCTCGAAGATCGTCAGCAAGGCCGAGGGCCGGATCCTGCGGGCCGCCGACCGGGAGGCGGCGATCGACGCCGAGACCGTCCGGGTGGTGGCCCGCCGGGGGAAGGCCCGGATCGTCGAGAACCGCAACGGGATGGTGATGGCGGCCGCCGGCGTCGACGCCTCCAACACCGCGCCCGGCACCGTGCTGCTGCTGCCCGAGGACCCGGACGCCTCGGCCCGCGCCCTGCGGGCCGCGCTGCAGCGGCTGACCGGCCGTCGGCTCGGCGTGCTGATCACCGACACCTTCGGCCGCCCGTGGCGCAACGGGCTCACCGACGTCGCGATCGGCGCCGCCGGCCTGCCCGTGCTGGCCGACCACCGGGGCCGGACCGACAGCCACGGCAACGAGCTCACCCTGACCGTGACCGCCACCGCCGACGAACTGGCCGCCGCCGGCGACCTGGTGAAGGGCAAGGCCACCGGCACCCCGGTCGCGGTGGTCCGCGGCCTGGGCGCGCTGGTCACCGAGGAGGACGGCGAGGGCGTCCGGCCGCTGATCCGGCCGGCCGCCGACGACATGTTCCGGCTCGGCACCTCCGAGGCGCTGCGCGAGGCCGTGACCCTGCGGCGGACGGTCCGTTCCTTCACCGCCGAACCGGTCGACCCGGACGCCGTCCGCCGCGCGGTCGCCGCCGCCGTCACCGCGCCCGCCCCGCACCACACCACGCCGTGGCGCTTCGTGCTGCTGGAGTCGGCCGCCGTCCGCGAGCGCCTGCTGGACGCGATGCTCGCCGCCTGGCAGCGCGACCTGCGCGAGCTCGACGGCTGGGACGCGGAGAAGACCGCCCGCCGGACCGCCCGGGGCGACGTGCTGCGCGCCGCGCCGTACCTGGTGGTGCCCTGCCTGGTGATGGACGGCTCGCACGCCTACCCGGACGCCCGCCGGGCGGGGGCCGAGCGGGAGATGTTCACCGTGGCGATCGGCGCCGCGGTGCAGAACCTGCTGGTCGCGCTCACCGGCGAGGGCTACGGCTCGGCCTGGGTCTCCTCCACCATGTTCTGCCGCGACACCGTCCGCGGGGTGCTCGACCTGCCCGACGGCTGGGACCCGATGGGCGCCGTCGCCGTCGGCCGCCCCGCCGAGGCCCCGCGGCACCGCCCGGCCCGCGACGCGGAGGCCTTCGTCGCGGTCCGCTGACCCGCGGTCCGCTGATCCGCGGCCGGCCGGGCTGCGGCCCGGCCGGGCGCGGTCAGCGGTTGCGGTGGTCGTTGGGAGTCAGCCGCGGCCCGTAGCGGGGGGCGTGCCAGGCGGTCAGGCGCAGCAGCCGGCAGACCCGGTAGCGGTGCGGCCGGTAGGGCTCCAGGAGTTCCAGCATCTGGGCGTCGTCGCTGCGCGGGCGGCCGGCCAGCGCCCAGCCGACCAGGTTGGGCAGGTGGTAGTCGCCGACCGAGACGGCGTCGGCGTCGCCGTTGGAGCGCTGGAGGGTCTCGGCGGCCGTCCAGACCCCGATGCCCGGGACGGCGGTGAGCCGGGCGAAGGCGTCGGCGTGGTCGAAGCCGGAGGCCTCCTCCAGGCGGGCGGCGAGCCGGGCGGCGCGCAGCACGGTGGCCGAGCGCTTGGGGTCCACCCCGGCCCGGTGCCACTCCCAGCTGGGGATCAGCGTCCACTCCCGGGCCGAGGGCGCGACCCGCATCCCCTCGGCGCCGGCCGGGCCGGGCGCCGGGGTGCCGAAGTCGCGCAGCAGGGTGCGCCAGGCGCGGTACGCCTCGTCGGTGGTGACCTTCTGCTCCAGGATCGAGGGGACCAGCGACTCCAGCACCAGGCCGGTGCGGGTCAGCCGCAGCCCGGGGAAGGT from Kitasatospora terrestris includes the following:
- a CDS encoding DNA-3-methyladenine glycosylase 2 family protein; the protein is MPGTVRQWHPPYPLDLGRTLFPLRHGPADPAYRTTPDGAVWRASRTPAGPGTLRIAPAAAGAVEGRAWGPGAGWLLDRLPELLGATDDPSALALPPGPLREAQRTFPGLRLTRTGLVLESLVPSILEQKVTTDEAYRAWRTLLRDFGTPAPGPAGAEGMRVAPSAREWTLIPSWEWHRAGVDPKRSATVLRAARLAARLEEASGFDHADAFARLTAVPGIGVWTAAETLQRSNGDADAVSVGDYHLPNLVGWALAGRPRSDDAQMLELLEPYRPHRYRVCRLLRLTAWHAPRYGPRLTPNDHRNR
- a CDS encoding coenzyme F420-0:L-glutamate ligase, which gives rise to MTAPAPGGAAADAAVPGAVAVLPVTGLPEVEPGADLAELIAKAGDFQDGDVLLVTSKIVSKAEGRILRAADREAAIDAETVRVVARRGKARIVENRNGMVMAAAGVDASNTAPGTVLLLPEDPDASARALRAALQRLTGRRLGVLITDTFGRPWRNGLTDVAIGAAGLPVLADHRGRTDSHGNELTLTVTATADELAAAGDLVKGKATGTPVAVVRGLGALVTEEDGEGVRPLIRPAADDMFRLGTSEALREAVTLRRTVRSFTAEPVDPDAVRRAVAAAVTAPAPHHTTPWRFVLLESAAVRERLLDAMLAAWQRDLRELDGWDAEKTARRTARGDVLRAAPYLVVPCLVMDGSHAYPDARRAGAEREMFTVAIGAAVQNLLVALTGEGYGSAWVSSTMFCRDTVRGVLDLPDGWDPMGAVAVGRPAEAPRHRPARDAEAFVAVR
- the cofD gene encoding 2-phospho-L-lactate transferase encodes the protein MRIVALAGGIGGARFLRGLKEAVAPGDEITVVGNTGDDIHLYGLKVCPDLDTLMYTLGGGIHEEQGWGRADETWSIKAEMKEYGVGPEWFGLGDRDFATHLVRSQMLTAGYSLSQVTEALCVRWQPGVRLVPMSDDRVETHVRITEDGTPKVVHFQEYWVRLHAAVDAEAIVPVGADTAKPAPGVLEAIAAADVILLPPSNPVVSIGTILAVPGIREALVAASAPVVGLSPIVGGAPVRGMADKVLAAVGVESSAAAVAAHYGPELLDGWLVDASDAGSVAAVEEAGIRCRAVPLLMTDVAATAEMARAALALAEEVRA